A single region of the Chitinophaga niabensis genome encodes:
- a CDS encoding lysophospholipid acyltransferase family protein, producing MRVLLKCLQALYSLYALIVWLGIMFLILPPIVLVSFLGKVRGGNIVFYFLRFWAHVWFPAVGIWVTKKWKSPKTNDPCIYLANHSSYLDAALAVKVMPLAFRPLGKSELSKIPLFGLIYSRSVVPVDRKTAKGRAQSMKDMMYMLQHRVSLLIFPEGTTNETEQPLLPFHSGAFRIAIETQTPIRPVLYVDNHARLAKIQFMSLNPGVCRVVFLPLVPVAGLTMEDVPHLKKQVRQMMEEELRKYRHYPSYQAI from the coding sequence ATGCGTGTGCTATTGAAATGTTTGCAGGCTCTCTATAGCCTTTATGCCCTTATCGTTTGGCTGGGCATTATGTTCCTGATCCTACCACCCATCGTCCTGGTATCTTTCCTGGGAAAAGTGAGGGGAGGGAATATCGTATTTTATTTCCTCCGTTTCTGGGCGCATGTCTGGTTCCCTGCCGTAGGTATCTGGGTCACCAAAAAATGGAAATCTCCCAAAACAAACGATCCCTGCATTTATCTCGCTAACCACTCCTCTTACCTGGATGCTGCCCTGGCAGTAAAAGTGATGCCACTGGCATTTCGCCCGTTGGGTAAAAGTGAGCTTTCAAAGATCCCCTTATTCGGATTGATCTACAGCAGATCAGTGGTACCGGTGGATAGAAAAACAGCGAAGGGAAGAGCGCAAAGCATGAAGGATATGATGTACATGCTGCAACACCGCGTATCCTTACTGATCTTTCCGGAAGGTACTACCAACGAAACGGAGCAGCCTTTACTTCCTTTTCATAGCGGGGCTTTCAGGATTGCCATTGAAACGCAGACCCCTATCCGCCCGGTATTATACGTTGATAATCATGCACGGCTGGCCAAGATCCAGTTCATGTCCCTCAACCCGGGTGTCTGCCGTGTTGTATTTTTGCCGCTTGTTCCCGTGGCTGGGTTAACCATGGAAGATGTGCCACATCTGAAAAAACAGGTAAGGCAGATGATGGAAGAAGAATTGCGTAAGTACCGCCACTACCCGTCCTATCAGGCCATATGA
- the priA gene encoding replication restart helicase PriA — MKYVDVILPLALPRNYTYAVPPEMESSIQVGSRVAVQLGKAKKYTGIVKSIHEQAPSAYKTKPLMDLLDKDPVVYPTQLAFWEWIAQYYMCNEGDVLNAALPAHLKLSSETVLLINDAFGDDFTMLDDHEYLVAEALNIRKELRIGEVQLILDKSDVYSVIKKLIEKKVCLVYEELKEVYKEKKENYILLNPLYESDEQMAPLFDELARAPKQMELLLAYLHLLKTQGEVIQGELLKKSGASAAQLKGLVEKQILQVEKRTVDRVPMGKIEAQLDFDLSPAQEVALGKVKECFAEKQVTLLHGVTSSGKTQIYVKLMEESLATGKQVLYLLPEIALTAQIIRRLKKHFGGQIGIYHSRFSNNERVEIWNKVKSGEIRIVLGARSSLLLPFRDLGLIILDEEHDPSFKQQEPAPRYHARDAAIYYASLFKAKVLLGSATPAIESYFNAKQGKYGLVELNERFGGIAMPVIEIVDLKQETALKEVIGNFTSVLRHSITQALQDGKQVILFQNRRGYAPFLLCTTCGWIPNCKQCDVSLTYHKHQDNLHCHYCGTRYPYVYTCAACGSQTLVPKNFGTEKIEEDLQQLFPEARIARMDMDAIRNKDSHNKMIQSLEQREIDILVGTQMVVKGLDFENVNLVGIISADSLLSFPDFRVNERAFQLMEQVSGRSGRKDGLGKVIIQANNTKHPVLQYVTAHDYKAMFDTEIAEREQFGYPPFSRLLKVTIKHKKQQTTEQAALILGNWLRSFLGYQLVGPAAPLVSRVRGFYLQEMLIKLPRDSKKIAQIKNKVKEFFSQLLIEKQFRSVVIIPDVDCV; from the coding sequence ATGAAATATGTAGATGTCATATTACCCCTGGCTTTGCCGAGGAATTACACGTATGCCGTGCCCCCGGAGATGGAAAGTTCCATCCAGGTAGGGAGCCGTGTTGCCGTGCAACTGGGTAAAGCAAAGAAATATACAGGCATCGTTAAATCCATTCATGAACAGGCGCCTTCAGCTTATAAGACCAAACCGCTGATGGACCTGCTGGATAAAGATCCGGTGGTCTATCCTACGCAGCTGGCCTTCTGGGAGTGGATCGCGCAGTATTACATGTGTAACGAAGGGGATGTACTCAATGCTGCATTACCTGCTCACCTGAAACTTTCCAGTGAAACAGTATTGCTGATCAATGATGCATTCGGGGATGATTTTACCATGCTGGATGATCATGAATACCTGGTAGCGGAAGCATTGAATATCCGCAAAGAACTGCGCATCGGGGAGGTGCAACTGATCCTGGATAAATCAGATGTATACTCCGTGATCAAAAAACTGATCGAGAAGAAAGTATGCCTGGTGTATGAAGAGTTAAAAGAAGTCTATAAAGAAAAGAAGGAAAATTATATACTGCTCAACCCGCTTTACGAAAGTGATGAGCAGATGGCCCCACTGTTCGATGAACTGGCGCGGGCACCTAAACAGATGGAATTATTACTGGCTTACCTCCACCTGTTAAAAACACAGGGCGAAGTGATCCAGGGTGAGCTGTTGAAAAAATCGGGTGCTTCCGCTGCACAGCTGAAAGGTCTGGTAGAAAAACAGATCCTGCAGGTAGAGAAACGTACGGTGGACCGTGTGCCTATGGGGAAGATAGAAGCCCAGCTGGACTTTGATCTAAGCCCCGCACAGGAAGTGGCATTAGGCAAAGTGAAGGAATGTTTTGCAGAGAAACAGGTAACGCTGTTGCATGGTGTTACTTCCAGCGGTAAAACCCAGATCTATGTGAAACTGATGGAGGAAAGCCTGGCTACCGGCAAACAGGTATTGTACCTGCTGCCGGAAATTGCGCTCACGGCACAGATCATCCGGCGATTGAAAAAACATTTCGGCGGACAGATAGGTATTTACCATTCCCGGTTTTCAAATAACGAAAGAGTAGAGATCTGGAATAAAGTGAAGAGTGGTGAGATCCGCATCGTATTAGGTGCGAGGTCCAGCCTGTTACTGCCTTTCCGCGACCTGGGGCTTATCATCCTGGATGAAGAGCACGATCCTTCTTTCAAACAGCAGGAGCCTGCTCCACGCTACCATGCAAGGGATGCAGCTATTTATTATGCCAGTCTTTTTAAAGCAAAAGTATTATTAGGTTCTGCAACCCCGGCTATTGAATCTTACTTCAATGCAAAACAGGGCAAGTATGGGTTGGTAGAATTGAATGAACGTTTTGGCGGTATTGCCATGCCGGTAATAGAGATCGTAGACCTCAAACAGGAAACTGCTTTGAAAGAAGTGATCGGCAATTTCACTTCTGTATTACGACATAGTATCACACAGGCTTTACAGGATGGCAAACAGGTGATCCTCTTCCAGAACAGAAGGGGTTATGCGCCTTTCCTCCTATGTACTACCTGTGGCTGGATACCGAACTGTAAACAATGTGATGTATCGCTCACGTACCACAAACACCAGGATAACCTCCATTGCCATTATTGCGGTACAAGATATCCTTATGTATATACCTGTGCTGCATGTGGCAGCCAGACTTTAGTACCCAAGAACTTCGGTACGGAAAAGATTGAAGAGGACCTTCAGCAATTGTTCCCTGAAGCACGTATTGCCAGGATGGATATGGATGCTATCCGTAATAAGGATAGCCATAATAAGATGATCCAATCACTGGAACAAAGAGAGATCGATATACTTGTGGGTACGCAGATGGTGGTGAAGGGATTGGATTTTGAGAATGTGAACCTGGTGGGTATCATCAGTGCAGATAGTTTATTGAGCTTCCCTGATTTCAGGGTGAACGAGCGGGCCTTCCAGTTGATGGAGCAGGTGAGCGGCCGTTCCGGTAGAAAAGATGGTTTGGGAAAGGTGATCATCCAGGCCAATAACACCAAACATCCTGTGTTACAGTATGTAACGGCACATGATTATAAAGCGATGTTTGATACGGAAATAGCAGAGCGGGAGCAATTCGGTTATCCGCCATTTTCCCGTTTGCTGAAAGTAACCATCAAACATAAAAAACAACAGACCACGGAACAGGCGGCTTTGATCTTAGGGAATTGGTTAAGGAGTTTCCTGGGATATCAGCTGGTTGGGCCGGCGGCCCCTTTGGTGAGCCGTGTGCGTGGATTTTATTTGCAGGAGATGCTGATCAAATTACCGCGTGATAGTAAGAAGATCGCGCAGATCAAGAACAAGGTGAAAGAATTCTTCTCTCAGCTGCTGATAGAAAAACAGTTCCGCTCTGTGGTGATTATTCCTGATGTGGATTGCGTGTAA
- a CDS encoding NAD(P)H-binding protein produces MPKTAIVIGGSGLIGNLLIRALLQDEAYSSVRALVRKPLAIQHPKLTNLVLRFDDENALQIALTGDVVFCCVGTTIKKAGSQAAFRAVDRDLPLKCAAVAHKNGVRHFQLVSAVGAKASSSNFYLRTKGETENGLREIGFESLYFLRPSFLLGDRAEVRIGEQIAGLFAPLMRIFPKKYRPVKAATVAGKMIGLDKDPQPGVHVIEGFDD; encoded by the coding sequence ATGCCAAAAACAGCTATTGTGATCGGGGGATCCGGTCTTATCGGGAATTTACTGATCCGGGCTTTATTGCAGGATGAAGCCTATTCTTCTGTGAGAGCCCTGGTACGCAAACCCTTAGCCATCCAACACCCTAAGCTCACCAACCTGGTATTAAGGTTTGATGATGAAAACGCGCTTCAAATAGCCCTCACCGGGGATGTTGTGTTCTGCTGTGTAGGCACTACCATCAAAAAAGCCGGTAGCCAGGCTGCATTCCGGGCTGTGGACAGGGACCTGCCCCTTAAATGTGCGGCCGTGGCCCATAAAAATGGCGTTAGGCATTTTCAGCTGGTATCTGCCGTTGGCGCCAAAGCATCTTCTTCCAATTTCTACCTGCGTACAAAAGGAGAAACAGAAAATGGTCTGCGGGAAATTGGTTTTGAAAGCCTGTATTTCCTTCGTCCTTCTTTCTTATTGGGCGACCGTGCCGAAGTGCGCATTGGAGAACAGATAGCCGGATTGTTTGCCCCACTGATGAGGATCTTCCCAAAGAAATATCGCCCGGTGAAAGCAGCAACGGTAGCCGGCAAGATGATCGGGCTGGATAAGGATCCTCAGCCGGGCGTACATGTGATTGAAGGATTTGACGATTGA
- the murB gene encoding UDP-N-acetylmuramate dehydrogenase → MSVLENVSLRPYNTFGIDATARYFASFDSPAVLQAILEDPKWEGVPKMILGGGSNILLTKDYEGLVLKNEIKGIHILKEDEEHVYVQAGAGENWHQFVMYCIDKNLAGLENLSLIPGNVGASPMQNIGAYGVEIKDVFYELDAWHVKDQQLVKFSKEACEFGYRESVFKRKYKDQFVILQVTYRLNKIPHFNTSYGAIEQEMERMGVKELSIRAISDAVIQIRSSKLPNPAEIGNAGSFFKNPEISKEKYEALKEAFPAIVAYPLPHDQYKLAAGWLIEQSGWKGYRDGDAGVHAKQALVLVNYGHASGEELVELSWKVIESVKEKFGVVLEREVNII, encoded by the coding sequence ATGAGCGTTTTAGAAAATGTTTCACTCCGGCCATATAATACTTTCGGCATTGATGCAACGGCCCGTTATTTCGCCTCTTTTGATTCTCCTGCAGTATTGCAGGCTATCCTGGAAGATCCGAAATGGGAGGGCGTACCAAAGATGATCCTGGGTGGTGGTAGTAATATATTGCTCACAAAGGATTATGAAGGGTTGGTACTGAAGAATGAGATCAAAGGGATCCATATCCTCAAGGAAGATGAGGAGCATGTATATGTGCAGGCAGGGGCAGGAGAGAACTGGCATCAGTTCGTGATGTATTGCATAGATAAGAACCTGGCCGGGCTGGAAAACCTTTCTTTAATACCCGGTAATGTAGGTGCCAGTCCTATGCAGAACATCGGGGCATATGGCGTAGAGATAAAAGACGTTTTTTATGAGCTGGATGCCTGGCATGTGAAGGACCAGCAATTGGTAAAGTTCAGTAAAGAAGCCTGCGAATTCGGTTACCGGGAGAGCGTGTTCAAACGTAAATACAAAGATCAGTTCGTTATCCTGCAGGTAACCTATCGTTTAAATAAAATCCCGCATTTTAATACCAGCTACGGTGCTATAGAACAGGAAATGGAAAGGATGGGCGTGAAGGAACTATCCATTCGCGCCATCAGTGATGCGGTGATCCAAATCCGTTCTTCCAAACTACCCAACCCCGCTGAAATTGGTAATGCCGGTAGTTTCTTTAAGAACCCGGAAATAAGTAAAGAGAAATATGAAGCACTGAAAGAAGCCTTTCCTGCTATTGTAGCATATCCTTTACCCCATGACCAGTATAAACTGGCAGCAGGCTGGCTGATAGAGCAATCCGGCTGGAAGGGTTACCGGGATGGCGATGCAGGGGTGCATGCCAAACAGGCACTGGTATTGGTGAATTACGGCCATGCTTCAGGAGAGGAGCTGGTAGAGCTGTCCTGGAAGGTGATTGAAAGTGTGAAAGAGAAATTCGGTGTGGTACTGGAAAGGGAAGTGAATATTATTTAG
- a CDS encoding YpdA family putative bacillithiol disulfide reductase — protein sequence MHKLLIIGGGPIGLACALAAKKEGIDYLIIEKGCLVNSLYRYPINMTFFSTSERLEIGGIPFVSNNAKPTRPESLEYYRRVASSQDLNIRLFEKVETIQPANGGYEVITSKQTYHAANIIIATGFYDIPNLLNIPGEDLPKVTHYYKDPHYYATQKVVVVGANNSSVDAALETYRKGAEVTMVIREDGIGKRVKYWVKPDMENRISEGSIKAYYHSKLTAIRETEVDIQTPEGLITIPNDFVIAATGYQPDFSFLEKAKIRLSDDAIREPYYNPDTMETNLPGVYLAGVVCGGMNTHVWFIENSREHADKIIRHIVTK from the coding sequence ATGCATAAGTTATTGATCATCGGAGGAGGCCCTATAGGACTGGCTTGCGCGTTAGCTGCGAAAAAAGAAGGAATTGATTACCTGATCATTGAAAAAGGATGCCTGGTGAACTCGCTGTACCGGTACCCCATCAATATGACCTTCTTCTCTACCAGCGAAAGACTGGAAATTGGCGGTATTCCGTTTGTATCCAATAATGCAAAACCTACCCGGCCGGAATCCCTGGAGTATTACAGAAGAGTAGCTTCTTCACAGGACCTGAACATCCGCCTATTTGAAAAAGTGGAAACCATTCAGCCTGCCAATGGCGGTTACGAAGTGATCACTTCCAAACAAACCTATCATGCAGCCAATATCATTATAGCTACCGGCTTCTACGATATCCCCAACCTGCTGAACATTCCCGGAGAAGATCTGCCCAAAGTAACACATTACTATAAAGACCCGCATTACTATGCTACACAAAAAGTAGTGGTAGTGGGCGCAAACAATTCTTCTGTAGATGCAGCCCTTGAGACTTACCGTAAAGGAGCAGAAGTTACAATGGTGATCCGCGAAGATGGTATTGGCAAACGGGTAAAATATTGGGTAAAACCTGATATGGAGAACAGGATCAGTGAAGGCAGCATTAAAGCATATTACCATTCTAAGTTAACAGCCATCCGGGAAACGGAAGTAGATATCCAGACCCCGGAAGGATTGATCACTATCCCCAATGATTTTGTGATCGCAGCCACAGGTTATCAGCCAGACTTTAGTTTCCTTGAAAAAGCAAAGATCCGTTTATCCGATGATGCCATCAGGGAACCCTACTATAATCCTGATACCATGGAAACAAACCTGCCCGGCGTATACCTGGCGGGAGTGGTTTGTGGCGGCATGAACACGCATGTATGGTTTATTGAGAATTCAAGGGAGCATGCGGATAAGATCATCCGGCATATTGTTACTAAATAA
- a CDS encoding type 1 glutamine amidotransferase — MRIHYFQHVTFEGLGYIADWAKAKGHTVTVTKWYEAPIPPALEDLDMLIVMGGPMGVYEEDLHPWLSTEKEFIRRAIAAGKPVLGICLGSQLIAAALGARVYPNKQKEIGWFPVQFHDGIAPSPTTVFHWHGDTFDLPENAIHLAETSACKNQAYRIGDRVVGLQFHFEITPEALEGMITHCGHELVPDTYVQTAAEIRGNAHYAQNTNVLISQLLNGLEKLA; from the coding sequence ATGCGTATCCACTATTTCCAACACGTAACATTTGAAGGCCTTGGTTATATCGCAGATTGGGCAAAAGCAAAAGGCCATACCGTTACAGTAACCAAATGGTACGAAGCTCCCATACCACCTGCGCTGGAAGATCTTGATATGCTGATCGTAATGGGTGGCCCTATGGGTGTTTATGAAGAAGATCTTCATCCCTGGTTAAGTACTGAAAAAGAATTTATCCGCCGGGCCATTGCAGCAGGCAAACCTGTACTGGGCATCTGCCTTGGCTCGCAACTGATAGCTGCAGCACTGGGGGCACGCGTATATCCCAACAAGCAAAAGGAAATTGGCTGGTTCCCGGTTCAGTTCCATGATGGGATAGCACCCTCTCCTACCACCGTATTCCATTGGCACGGCGATACATTTGATCTGCCGGAGAATGCCATACATCTGGCAGAAACTTCTGCCTGTAAAAACCAGGCTTACCGTATTGGAGATCGTGTGGTAGGATTACAGTTCCATTTTGAAATAACGCCTGAAGCACTGGAAGGAATGATCACTCACTGCGGACATGAACTGGTGCCAGATACTTACGTGCAAACAGCCGCAGAGATACGCGGCAATGCACATTATGCACAAAACACAAATGTCCTGATCAGCCAACTGCTGAACGGGTTGGAAAAATTGGCTTAA
- a CDS encoding GNAT family N-acetyltransferase yields MITIKPFEPIFTEALISFILDIQQNEFNLPIKREDQRDLANIPVEFQQGNSNFWIAVDGDQLIGTIALTDLGSGKGALRKMFVHRDYRGAAHGLAKKLLDTLINWAKEKHFSDLYLGTAEKLHAAHRFYEKNGFELVARNEVPDGKYIMPVDTKFYHLCVSTISNT; encoded by the coding sequence ATGATAACGATCAAACCATTTGAGCCCATATTTACAGAAGCATTGATCTCATTCATACTGGACATTCAGCAGAATGAGTTTAACCTGCCCATCAAAAGAGAAGATCAACGCGATCTGGCCAATATCCCCGTTGAATTCCAGCAAGGCAATAGTAATTTCTGGATAGCTGTGGACGGGGACCAACTGATCGGCACCATTGCCCTTACAGACCTCGGTTCCGGCAAAGGTGCCCTGCGCAAAATGTTTGTGCATAGGGATTACAGGGGTGCTGCACATGGCCTTGCAAAGAAGTTATTAGACACATTGATCAACTGGGCAAAAGAAAAACACTTTTCCGATCTCTATCTCGGAACAGCGGAGAAACTGCATGCCGCACATCGTTTCTATGAAAAGAACGGATTTGAGCTGGTAGCAAGAAATGAAGTACCGGATGGAAAATACATCATGCCTGTTGATACAAAATTTTATCATTTATGCGTATCCACTATTTCCAACACGTAA
- a CDS encoding YqjF family protein gives MPKKFLTAQWRNLLMANFETDPAVLRSYVPYGTELDEWNGKHYVSLVGFLFKDTRVRGLSFPFHKNFEEVNLRFYVRYKHAEGWRRGVVFVKELVPKRMITMVANTLYGEKYATLPMRHTWEDFDQQRMKVRYEWQSGRQWNHIEAIADKAAAFVSPGSKEHFITEHYWGYTQLNAQQTSEYQVTHPSWRIHPVHEFSFHCDTEVIYGRHFTDSLSQAPASVFLAEGSGIEVMKGNALI, from the coding sequence ATGCCTAAAAAATTCCTGACGGCCCAATGGCGGAACCTGCTCATGGCCAATTTTGAAACAGACCCGGCGGTACTGCGCAGTTATGTTCCCTATGGCACAGAGTTAGACGAATGGAATGGTAAACATTATGTGAGCCTTGTGGGATTCCTGTTTAAGGATACCCGCGTAAGGGGGCTTTCCTTCCCTTTTCATAAAAACTTTGAAGAAGTGAACCTCCGTTTTTATGTGCGGTATAAACATGCAGAAGGCTGGCGGAGAGGTGTGGTGTTTGTAAAAGAACTTGTGCCTAAGAGGATGATCACCATGGTAGCTAATACCCTGTATGGCGAAAAATATGCCACCCTGCCCATGCGCCATACCTGGGAGGATTTTGACCAGCAACGTATGAAAGTGCGTTATGAATGGCAATCCGGCAGGCAATGGAACCATATTGAAGCAATAGCCGATAAAGCAGCAGCCTTTGTTTCTCCCGGCAGCAAAGAACATTTTATAACAGAGCATTACTGGGGATATACACAACTGAATGCACAGCAAACATCTGAATACCAGGTAACGCATCCCAGCTGGCGGATACATCCTGTACATGAATTTTCCTTCCACTGTGATACGGAAGTCATTTATGGCAGGCACTTTACAGATAGTTTATCCCAGGCACCGGCATCTGTTTTCCTGGCAGAAGGATCAGGTATTGAAGTCATGAAAGGCAACGCATTGATATGA
- a CDS encoding DNA recombination protein RmuC codes for MNVTLLAGLIIGLFSGGLLTWLFFRKHYIPLHQALTRQQVNEEYVVRDMYDNLQYTLLEREKEIERKAKEIISLSSQLSGLQVEKDKLNEKLNDFGQELLKMQENNREQFRNMATDILREKSKDFEETNKTSLDHILAPLKTDIGQFKKTIEDTRKEDIQEFTSLKKEIASLSKLNVQLSEDAQRLAGALRSDVKVQGNWGEDRLRLILESEGLQKYIDFTSEEVLRDTEEDRNRRPDIILRLPDGKHLVIDSKVSLNAYVAYFNASDPEEKKAYMKQLVRNINEHIDELSAKNYHALNGLNTPDFVFMFMHFESALTLALNENPEIFNRALRKKIVLITPSTLVATFKIVRLLWQNENRVRNVEEIFRQCGLLYDKFISFLDEMNKIGHNLRQAGNAYDDAMKRLKDGKRKGDTIIGKFEMIKDLDAKTTKHLPDNLLTEIDLLFPEEHIKAE; via the coding sequence ATGAATGTTACCCTTTTAGCTGGTTTGATCATCGGGCTGTTTTCCGGCGGCCTGCTGACCTGGCTCTTCTTCCGGAAACATTACATTCCGCTCCATCAGGCCCTTACACGCCAACAGGTAAATGAGGAGTATGTGGTCCGGGATATGTATGATAATCTTCAATACACCCTGCTGGAAAGAGAAAAAGAGATAGAACGCAAGGCAAAGGAGATCATCAGCCTCAGCAGTCAGCTTTCCGGCCTCCAGGTAGAAAAGGATAAGCTCAACGAAAAGCTCAACGATTTCGGGCAGGAACTGCTCAAAATGCAGGAGAACAACCGGGAGCAGTTCCGGAACATGGCTACGGATATCCTTCGCGAAAAGAGCAAAGACTTCGAAGAAACCAACAAAACATCACTGGATCATATCCTCGCCCCGCTGAAAACAGATATCGGCCAGTTTAAGAAAACCATAGAAGATACCCGCAAAGAGGATATCCAGGAATTCACCTCACTCAAAAAAGAGATAGCATCCCTTTCCAAGCTCAACGTACAACTCAGTGAAGATGCACAACGCCTCGCCGGAGCCTTACGTTCCGATGTAAAAGTGCAGGGTAATTGGGGAGAAGACAGGCTACGCTTAATATTGGAATCCGAAGGCCTCCAGAAATACATCGACTTCACCAGTGAAGAAGTTTTACGCGATACAGAAGAAGACCGCAACCGCCGGCCGGATATTATCCTCAGGCTGCCGGATGGCAAACACCTGGTGATAGACAGTAAAGTATCCCTCAACGCTTATGTAGCTTATTTCAATGCCAGCGATCCTGAAGAAAAGAAAGCCTACATGAAGCAGCTGGTACGGAACATCAACGAACATATAGATGAACTGTCCGCCAAAAACTATCATGCGCTCAATGGCCTGAACACACCGGATTTCGTTTTTATGTTCATGCATTTTGAATCCGCACTCACACTGGCATTAAACGAAAACCCGGAGATCTTCAATCGTGCCCTCAGGAAAAAGATCGTGCTGATCACACCTTCCACATTAGTGGCTACGTTTAAGATCGTGCGGCTCCTGTGGCAGAATGAGAACCGTGTACGCAATGTGGAAGAGATCTTCCGGCAATGCGGCCTGCTCTATGACAAGTTCATTTCATTCCTGGATGAAATGAATAAGATCGGCCACAATCTCCGCCAGGCCGGCAATGCTTATGATGATGCCATGAAACGGCTGAAAGATGGCAAACGAAAAGGAGATACCATCATCGGGAAATTTGAAATGATCAAAGACCTCGATGCAAAAACAACAAAACATTTGCCCGATAATCTCTTAACAGAAATAGACCTGCTCTTTCCGGAAGAGCATATTAAAGCAGAATAA